From Myxococcota bacterium:
CTTGTGGTCGACCAGCGCCTCGAGCTCGATCAGGCGCGCGAGCGCCGAGCCCTTGGTGATCACCGCGTCGTTCAGCACCAGCCCGCGCAGCAGCTCGCGCCCGTCGCGCGAGTGAGTGACCTCGAAGCGCGAGCGCTCGACCAGCGCGAAGTCGCCGCGCAGCGCCGCCTCGAGCGCGGGCTCGGCTTCCGCGGGGCTCACGTCGGTGAGAAAGCCCAGGTGACCCAGGTTCACGCCGAGCACCGCCACGGGCCGGGCGCCGATCGCGCGCACGGCCGCGAGCACCGAGCCGTCGCCGCCCAGCACCACGAGTAAGTCCGCGTGGGCCGCGACCTCTTCCAGGCTGCGGCCGCCCGACTCACCCAGGTGAGTCGCGGCGTTGGTGTCGAGCACCACGTCGAGCCCGCGCCGGCGCGCGAGCGCCGCGAGCCGGCCCACGAGCGGGCCCGCGCCGGCCTGGCCGGCCTTCACGGTGAGCGCGATTCGCTTCCAGCCCCCCATGCGGCCCGCGACGATAGGCCCCGCGTCCGGCGGGGGCAAGCAAGCTAAGCTCTCGCGATGGACGAGCTGTTCCCGCGCGAACCGCCGGTCACAGCCCAGGTTCCCGCCGACGCACCTCTGGCGGAGCGCATGCGGCCCCGGACACTCGAGGAGTTCGAGGGCCAGGAGCATCTGCTCGGCCCCGGCGGACCGCTCGGCCCCGTGCTCGAGTCAGGCGCGAAGCTGCCGTCGTGCATCTTCTGGGGGCCGCCGGGCTCGGGCAAGACCACCCTGGCGCGGCTGCTCGCCGAGCGCGCGGGCCTGCGCTTCGCCTCGATCTCGGCCGTGCTGTCGGGCGTGAAGGAGCTGCGCGAGGAGATCGCGCGCGCCGAGGACGAACGGCGGCGCGGCCGGCGGACGGCGCTGTTCGTCGACGAGATCCACCGCTTCAACAAAGCGCAGCAGGACGCGCTCCTGCCGCACGTGGAGCGGGGCACGGTGGTGCTGCTCGGCGCCACCACCGAAAACCCCTCGTTCGAGGTGATTCCCGCGCTGCGCTCGCGCGCGCGCATCTTCACCCTGCGCGCGCTCGACGAGTCACTGCTGACCCGCATCGTGAGCCGGGCCCTGGCCGACCGCGAGCGGGGCCTGGGCGGGCGCGGAGTCCGCTCGACGCCCGAGGCGCTCGAGCTGATCGCGCGGCTCGCCCAGGGCGACGCGCGCCGCGCGCTCGGCCTGCTCGAGTCGGCGGCGGACCGCGCGCGCGGGGAGATCTCTCGCGACGACGTGGCCGCGGCCTTCGAGTCACGCCTGCCCGACTACGACAAGGGCGGCGAGGCGCACTACGACGTCATCTCGGCCTTCATCAAGAGCCTGCGCGGCAGTGACCCCGACGCGGCGGTCTACTGGCTGGCGCGCATGTTGGAAGGCGGCGAGGAGCCGCGCTTCATCCTGCGCCGGCTCATGATCTTCGCGTCCGAGGACGTGGGCAACGCGGACCCGCTGGGTCTTCTGGTCGCGACCGCCGCGGCCGAGGCGTTCGATCGCGTGGGTCTGCCCGAGGGCCAGCTGATCCTGTCGCAGGCCACGACCTATCTGGCGTGCGCGCCCAAGAGCAACGCCAGCCTGCTCGCGATCAGCCGCGCCTC
This genomic window contains:
- a CDS encoding NAD(+)/NADH kinase; amino-acid sequence: MGGWKRIALTVKAGQAGAGPLVGRLAALARRRGLDVVLDTNAATHLGESGGRSLEEVAAHADLLVVLGGDGSVLAAVRAIGARPVAVLGVNLGHLGFLTDVSPAEAEPALEAALRGDFALVERSRFEVTHSRDGRELLRGLVLNDAVITKGSALARLIELEALVDHK
- a CDS encoding replication-associated recombination protein A; translation: MDELFPREPPVTAQVPADAPLAERMRPRTLEEFEGQEHLLGPGGPLGPVLESGAKLPSCIFWGPPGSGKTTLARLLAERAGLRFASISAVLSGVKELREEIARAEDERRRGRRTALFVDEIHRFNKAQQDALLPHVERGTVVLLGATTENPSFEVIPALRSRARIFTLRALDESLLTRIVSRALADRERGLGGRGVRSTPEALELIARLAQGDARRALGLLESAADRARGEISRDDVAAAFESRLPDYDKGGEAHYDVISAFIKSLRGSDPDAAVYWLARMLEGGEEPRFILRRLMIFASEDVGNADPLGLLVATAAAEAFDRVGLPEGQLILSQATTYLACAPKSNASLLAISRASEVARERGALPVPLPLRNAPTQLLRELGYGKGYRYPHDAPGHFVREQYLPDDIRDERFYLPSDQGAERETGERQRRRWEREK